From a region of the Solanum stenotomum isolate F172 chromosome 2, ASM1918654v1, whole genome shotgun sequence genome:
- the LOC125856283 gene encoding F-box/FBD/LRR-repeat protein At1g13570-like, whose product MTEEVSRRTCDQISNLPINAIDAILTRLPLRDAVRTSILSRKWRYDWAKVPKLTLDESLWKDLSTREVRVKLGRILLHLFSLRQGPIKECRISIPKSKYFPEVDNLIFFLSRNEIEYLVLELPKGEKYKLPSSIFTSSKMRHLTLQYCVINLPTTFQAFGKLLRLQLFNVSISEKHLEKLISRCPLLENMELDISNPLNHIQVNAPNLKFLNFGSKIISICFQWRLYSFEKKATALGPKI is encoded by the coding sequence ATGACGGAAGAAGTGTCAAGAAGAACTTGCGATCAAATCAGCAATCTGCCTATCAATGCAATTGATGCTATTCTTACTCGTTTGCCTCTGCGAGATGCTGTTAGGACCAGTATTTTGTCGAGAAAATGGAGGTATGACTGGGCCAAAGTTCCAAAACTTACTCTTGATGAATCACTCTGGAAAGATCTATCAACCCGTGAAGTTAGAGTTAAGCTTGGTAGGATTCTCCTTCATCTATTTTCACTTAGGCAAGGACCAATTAAAGAGTGTAGAATCTCCATTCCGAAATCAAAATACTTCCCTGAGGTTGACAACTTGATCTTTTTCCTGTCAAGGAATGAGATCGAGTATCTCGTTCTTGAACTTCCTAAGGGGGAGAAGTACAAATTGCCCTCTTCTATTTTCACAAGTTCAAAAATGAGGCATTTGACACTTCAGTATTGTGTAATCAATCTTCCAACTACCTTTCAAGCATTTGGTAAACTTCTTCGCTTACAATTGTTTAATGTTTCTATTTCTGAAAAACATCTTGAAAAATTAATATCTCGTTGCCCACTGCTTGAGAACATGGAGCTAGATATCTCAAACCCTTTGAACCATATTCAAGTTAATGCTCCTAACCTAAAATTCTTGAACTTTGGAAGCAAAATAATTTCTATATGTTTCCAGTGGCGGCTCTACAGCTTTGAAAAAAAGGCAACTGCCTTAGGCCCCAAAATTTGA